The Paraphotobacterium marinum genome contains a region encoding:
- the folP gene encoding dihydropteroate synthase — MELRSKNKTLNLDKPVIMGVLNLTPDSFSDGGRFNKKHNAFRQVEKMINSGASIIDIGGESTRPGSIPVSANEQLDRTQEILIDIRKRFDTWISVDTSEPKVIYESVANGADIINDVRALSLCKYPNKIFELGVPICLMHKKGETRNMQNNPYYDDVVKDIQEFFHEKLVSHSTFENQLIFDPGFGFGKRLQDNYEILANLSKFKIKKIPLLVGLSRKSMIYNILKRKPDEVVIGSVSAAILSALNGANIIRVHDVLETSQALQIFNEYNQYK, encoded by the coding sequence ATGGAACTTCGTAGTAAAAATAAAACTCTTAATCTAGACAAGCCTGTTATTATGGGAGTTTTGAACTTAACCCCAGACTCATTTTCAGATGGAGGTCGTTTTAATAAAAAACATAATGCATTTCGACAAGTTGAAAAAATGATTAATTCTGGAGCATCAATTATAGATATTGGAGGTGAGTCTACAAGACCAGGAAGTATACCCGTATCAGCAAATGAACAATTGGATCGCACTCAAGAAATACTGATTGATATTAGAAAAAGGTTCGATACTTGGATATCTGTTGACACCAGTGAGCCGAAAGTAATTTATGAGTCTGTTGCAAACGGAGCAGATATTATAAATGATGTAAGGGCTTTATCTTTATGTAAATATCCAAATAAAATTTTTGAACTAGGTGTGCCTATTTGCTTGATGCATAAAAAAGGCGAAACAAGGAACATGCAAAATAATCCATATTATGATGATGTAGTAAAAGATATACAAGAGTTTTTTCATGAAAAGCTAGTCTCACATTCTACTTTTGAAAATCAATTAATTTTTGATCCAGGATTTGGTTTTGGAAAAAGACTACAAGATAATTATGAAATATTAGCTAATTTATCAAAGTTTAAAATTAAAAAAATTCCTCTATTAGTAGGACTTTCTCGTAAATCTATGATATACAATATATTAAAACGTAAACCAGATGAAGTTGTCATTGGAAGTGTTAGCGCAGCGATTTTATCTGCATTAAATGGTGCTAATATTATTCGAGTACATGATGTACTTGAGACATCACAGGCATTACAAATTTTCAATGAATATAATCAATATAAATAG